The Manis javanica isolate MJ-LG chromosome 4, MJ_LKY, whole genome shotgun sequence genome contains a region encoding:
- the LOC140848621 gene encoding LOW QUALITY PROTEIN: uncharacterized protein (The sequence of the model RefSeq protein was modified relative to this genomic sequence to represent the inferred CDS: deleted 1 base in 1 codon) — translation MGSTQSSTAYQMVKMNKTGSKVVLSAQKGSQVTKTTPQQGHWYFLASSPPSATVSLSPSSHRRADPGHPITPSLVSEYSRPVSPESGPSFCGASIPKGTEARSKSKVYHHPSLARKVQQTQTSASHATQMPGNVSPSRHESTQRGAESKSGCDSSNRYSLTADRKSHRLSFIDQKDNLQILQEDPPSKVQYPQGVRVPYRPMVCPKDKAVQTEPIRKSSRACLGVEMKSAAQMRSPMRPSSPKHASSHISANCQRARRRIPGQESEMGHHSSVYTEPKALRRKMNLESLRLSVLKDLDGEHQVCVRPGPECIHKPSAYTETRPSSEVLVSSEVESSMKSSIRGDSEVGRRVTISPRGQSVHRVTFRAVPERPHRSAFVMPEPIYKQPAQRASESACVSPGPTLRYPEPSQKPSLHAELELTPRPLPPRSLPKYGPDSSWWALLSLDAETCQSRPTAPDFKPKCPPARDLLSPFFETDSGPFCKDQMFQREKASPSLPPAPAPKESPNRAPLREVPQAPKHASKKPIQWFSAFILDVSEEMHNDVIWWLNGLCFSLLGVHLGGLGGRRTSGRWFLCMCRAGSIMTSPPQALSQDLLPRQDPGMSGSLP, via the exons ATGGGATCTACACAGAGTAGCACAGCCTATCAGATGGTCAAGATGAACAAGACTGGATCCAAGGTAGTGCTTTCAGCACAGAAAGGGTCTCAGGTTACTAAGACAACCCCTCAGCAGGGACATTGGTACTTTCTTGCCTCAAGCCCGCCAAGCGCTACAGTCTCCCTGAGCCCATCATCCCATCGAAGAGCTGACCCTGGGCATCCTATCACTCCCAGTTTGGTGTCAGAGTATTCTCGACCTGTCTCCCCCGAGTCAGGGCCCAGCTTCTGTGGAGCATCCATCCCTAAGGGAACTGAAGCCCGATCAAAATCAAAAGTATACCACCATCCTTCTCTTGCAAGGAAGGTCCAGCAAACTCAGACGTCAGCTTCTCACGCTACCCAGATGCCGGGGAATGTCAGTCCATCCAGACACGAATCAACACAAAGAGGGGCTGAGAGCAAGTCAGGGTGTGATAGCAGTAATCGCTACTCATTAACCGCGGATAGGAAATCTCACCGGTTGAGTTTTATAGACCAGAAGGATAATTTACAGATCTTACAAGAAGATCCACCCTCCAAAGTCCAGTATCCACAAGGGGTCAGAGTTCCCTACAGGCCTATGGTTTGCCCAAAGGATAAAGCAGTTCAAACTGAGCCCATCCGAAAGAGTTCAAGAGCATGTCTGGGTGTTGAAATGAAATCTGCTGCTCAGATGAGATCTCCAATGAGACCCTCTAGCCCAAAACATGCCAGCAGCCACATCTCTGCCAACTGTCAGAGAGCCCGGAGAAGGATCCCCGGTCAAGAGTCTGAAATGGGTCATCACAGCTCAGTGTACACTGAACCCAAGGCACTGCGTAGGAAAATGAACTTGGAATCCCTCAGACTCTCTGTCCTTAAAGATTTGGATGGTGAACACCAAGTTTGTGTTCGTCCAGGGCCAGAGTGTATCCACAAGCCGTCTGCCTACACTGAAACCAGGCCCTCCTCAGAGGTCTTAGTGTCATCAGAAGTGGAGTCCAGCATGAAGTCCTCAATCCGAGGAGACAGCGAGGTGGGCCGCAGGGTCACCATCTCCCCAAGGGGACAGTCAGTTCACCGTGTGACATTTCGAGCAGTGCCTGAGAGGCCCCACAGATCTGCGTTTGTCATGCCAGAGCCCATCTATAAACAGCCCGCCCAAAGAGCCTCAGAAAGTGCCTGTGTGTCCCCAGGACCTACACTTAGGTATCCAGAACCCTCCCAAAAGCCCTCTCTCCATGCAGAACTGGAACTGACCCCTCGGCCCTTACCCCCTCGGTCCTTACCGAAGTATGGGCCTGACTCCTCGTGGTGGGCTCTACTCAGTCTTGACGCTGAAACGTGCCAAAGCCGGCCAACAGCACCTGATTTCAAGCCTAAGTGTCCTCCTGCCCGAGACCTTTTATCGCCCTTCTTTGAAACGGACTCAGGCCCTTTCTGTAAGGATCAGATGTTCCAGAGAGAGAAGGCAAGTCCGTCACTGCCACCAGCACCAGCACCAAAGGAGTCTCCAAACCGGGCACCATTGAGGGAAGTGCCGCAGGCCCCCAAGCACGCCTCCAAAAAACCCATTCAATGGTTTAGTGCTTTCATCCTGG ATGTCTCTGAGGAAATGCACAATGATGTCATCTGGTGGCTAAACGGTCTGTGCTTTTCCCTCCTGGGGGTCCACCTGGGAGGTTTGGGAGGCAGGAGGACAAGTGGGCGG TGGTTTCTGTGTATGTGCAGAGCTGGGTCTATTATGACA AGCCCCCCTCAAGCCCTATCCCAGGACCTGCTGCCCAGGCAGGATCCAGGGATGTCTGGGTCTCTGCCCTGA